From the genome of Xiphophorus couchianus chromosome 6, X_couchianus-1.0, whole genome shotgun sequence, one region includes:
- the LOC114146175 gene encoding AP-1 complex subunit sigma-3-like isoform X2: MTDLDPISIQATRASMRFLLLFSRQGRLRLQKWYTAISEREKKKIIREMTTMVLARQPRTCNFIQWKDMKIVYKRYASLYFCLGVEHEENELLALEIIHRYVELLDKYFGNVCELDIIFNFEKAYFILDEFLMGGEIQETSKQIVNRAIESSDMLQETMEEYMSKPAF, from the exons ATGCGTTTCCTGCTGCTCTTCAGTCGGCAAGGGCGTCTGCGTCTGCAGAAGTGGTACACGGCTATATCAGAGCGTGAGAAGAAGAAGATTATAAGGGAGATGACAACCATGGTCTTAGCAAGGCAACCGCGCACCTGCAACTTCATTCAGTGGAAAGACATGAAGATTGTTTATAAGAG GTATGCAAGCTTGTATTTCTGTTTGGGCGTGGAGCATGAGGAGAATGAGCTTTTAGCCCTGGAGATTATTCACCGCTATGTAGAGCTGCTGGACAAATACTTTGGCAAC GTGTGTGAGTTGGACATAATCTTCAACTTTGAGAAAGCTTATTTTATCCTGGATGAGTTTTTAATGGGAGGAGAGATCCAGGAAACCTCTAAACAGATTGTGAATCGAGCCATTGAATCCTCAGACATGTTACAAGAG ACCATGGAGGAGTATATGAGCAAACCTGCGTTTTAA
- the scg2b gene encoding secretogranin-2b, with amino-acid sequence MLHFHHKLPAGGAVVLLAFLLQGCAVQAASLPRHYRLRGGESEGQPAAFSPSSDLIKALEYIENLKQRNGGRPEPADYDEVEKFKILLQLASQQDEVPGDRQSNPGIQGPDITAGQLMKAMLKTLQDQAGKDPRSDRRTHRHRTKDTEAPESAPADYGNFPRPHKKYPLMFEDEENTDAAKRATEDLDEQYTPQSLANLRSIFDELERMAAVPSQKRGVFGDDDEEGQDGLTREMAGGEEWVPVEEREETEEMVNRSHEEMDRALNEQEEAEREEMQRRANQNQEDADDDTKLVDYYLLKVLEMSDQTQKRDQTGDQRKRLIRPSIVDSRTVKELLELSLKLHVPPQDLIDMLLTEELRKLHRDPQTLTRYTAGQTPKIRYFSRRLPLKSKPAPEDMDREDFLDIIGVETISNEYPVVQRPIKTPSSTDRISAATSAGAVPVKIPSPSGRRENLFLSELNKMPLKRQVDVNDEDDDDGDVEDEVTTYLAAKILTEYPNTITKRDTQAQLKGQFPYELYERAMKDYMEQADTEARPVAKRETEEQTEKANPKEVQGKEEVAAKTSAPQTAKEEEEVERREIKAAGM; translated from the coding sequence ATGCTGCATTTCCACCACAAGTTGCCAGCGGGGGGAGCCGTGGTCCTGCTCGCCTTCCTTCTCCAAGGATGCGCCGTGCAAGCTGCGTCTCTTCCCCGTCACTACAGGCTCCGGGGCGGGGAGAGCGAGGGGCAACCGGCTGCATTTTCGCCCAGCTCCGACTTGATCAAAGCCCTGGAGTACATCGAAAACCTGAAGCAGCGAAACGGCGGCCGACCCGAGCCCGCGGATTACGATGAGGTGGAAAAATTCAAGATTTTGCTTCAACTCGCCTCGCAACAGGATGAGGTTCCCGGGGACCGCCAGTCGAACCCCGGCATCCAGGGCCCGGACATAACCGCTGGACAGCTGATGAAGGCGATGCTCAAGACTCTCCAGGATCAGGCCGGTAAAGATCCCAGGAGCGACCGCCGAACGCACAGGCACCGCACCAAAGACACTGAAGCACCTGAAAGTGCACCAGCAGACTATGGCAATTTCCCCAGACCCCACAAGAAGTATCCACTGATGTTTGAAGATGAAGAGAACACAGACGCAGCCAAGCGCGCAACAGAAGATCTGGACGAGCAGTATACCCCTCAGAGCTTGGCCAATCTGAGATCCATCTTCGATGAACTGGAGAGAATGGCCGCAGTCCCCAGCCAAAAGAGAGGTGTGTTCGGggacgacgacgaagaagggcAGGATGGGCTTACTCGGGAAATGGCTGGAGGAGAGGAGTGGGTCCCCGtagaggagagggaggagacCGAGGAGATGGTGAACAGGAGCCACGAAGAGATGGACAGGGCGCTCAATGAACAGGAGGAAGCAGAGCGCGAGGAGATGCAACGCCGTGCCAACCAAAACCAAGAGGATGCTGACGATGACACTAAACTCGTAGATTACTACCTGTTGAAGGTCCTGGAGATGAGTGATCAGACGCAGAAGAGGGATCAGACCGGAGATCAGAGGAAGAGGCTGATCCGCCCCTCCATCGTGGATTCCCGGACAGTGAAAGAGCTGCTGGAGCTTTCCCTCAAACTCCACGTTCCCCCTCAAGACCTCATCGACATGCTGCTCACGGAGGAGCTCAGGAAGCTCCACCGCGACCCCCAAACCTTAACTCGCTACACGGCCGGCCAGACCCCCAAAATAAGGTACTTCAGCCGCAGGCTGCCGCTGAAAAGCAAGCCTGCTCCCGAAGACATGGACAGAGAGGACTTTCTGGACATCATCGGGGTGGAGACCATCAGCAACGAATACCCCGTTGTGCAGAGACCCATAAAAACTCCCTCCTCCACAGACAGAATCTCAGCAGCGACGAGCGCTGGCGCAGTCCCGGTTAAAATCCCGTCACCCTCCGGACGCCGAGAGAACCTGTTCCTGTCGGAACTCAACAAGATGCCCCTGAAGCGTCAGGTCGACGTCAACGATGAAGACGACGACGACGGCGACGTAGAGGACGAGGTGACCACCTATCTTGCGGCCAAAATCCTTACAGAGTACCCCAACACCATCACCAAGCGGGACACCCAGGCGCAGCTGAAGGGACAGTTCCCCTACGAGCTGTACGAGCGCGCCATGAAGGACTACATGGAGCAAGCAGACACTGAGGCACGGCCAGTGGCCAAGAGGGAAACCGAGGAGCAAACGGAGAAGGCGAACCCCAAAGAGGTACAGGGAAAGGAGGAGGTGGCGGCCAAGACCTCTGCTCCGCAAACAgcaaaggaagaggaagaggtggagcgCCGTGAGATAAAAGCGGCCGGGATGTAA
- the LOC114146175 gene encoding AP-1 complex subunit sigma-1A-like isoform X3, translated as MMRFLLLFSRQGRLRLQKWYTAISEREKKKIIREMTTMVLARQPRTCNFIQWKDMKIVYKRYASLYFCLGVEHEENELLALEIIHRYVELLDKYFGNVCELDIIFNFEKAYFILDEFLMGGEIQETSKQIVNRAIESSDMLQEDDHSEWYEVELFG; from the exons ATGCGTTTCCTGCTGCTCTTCAGTCGGCAAGGGCGTCTGCGTCTGCAGAAGTGGTACACGGCTATATCAGAGCGTGAGAAGAAGAAGATTATAAGGGAGATGACAACCATGGTCTTAGCAAGGCAACCGCGCACCTGCAACTTCATTCAGTGGAAAGACATGAAGATTGTTTATAAGAG GTATGCAAGCTTGTATTTCTGTTTGGGCGTGGAGCATGAGGAGAATGAGCTTTTAGCCCTGGAGATTATTCACCGCTATGTAGAGCTGCTGGACAAATACTTTGGCAAC GTGTGTGAGTTGGACATAATCTTCAACTTTGAGAAAGCTTATTTTATCCTGGATGAGTTTTTAATGGGAGGAGAGATCCAGGAAACCTCTAAACAGATTGTGAATCGAGCCATTGAATCCTCAGACATGTTACAAGAG GATGACCACAGTGAGTGGTATGAGGTGGAGCTGTTTGGATGA
- the LOC114146175 gene encoding AP-1 complex subunit sigma-1A-like isoform X1 has protein sequence MTDLDPISIQATRASMRFLLLFSRQGRLRLQKWYTAISEREKKKIIREMTTMVLARQPRTCNFIQWKDMKIVYKRYASLYFCLGVEHEENELLALEIIHRYVELLDKYFGNVCELDIIFNFEKAYFILDEFLMGGEIQETSKQIVNRAIESSDMLQEDDHSEWYEVELFG, from the exons ATGCGTTTCCTGCTGCTCTTCAGTCGGCAAGGGCGTCTGCGTCTGCAGAAGTGGTACACGGCTATATCAGAGCGTGAGAAGAAGAAGATTATAAGGGAGATGACAACCATGGTCTTAGCAAGGCAACCGCGCACCTGCAACTTCATTCAGTGGAAAGACATGAAGATTGTTTATAAGAG GTATGCAAGCTTGTATTTCTGTTTGGGCGTGGAGCATGAGGAGAATGAGCTTTTAGCCCTGGAGATTATTCACCGCTATGTAGAGCTGCTGGACAAATACTTTGGCAAC GTGTGTGAGTTGGACATAATCTTCAACTTTGAGAAAGCTTATTTTATCCTGGATGAGTTTTTAATGGGAGGAGAGATCCAGGAAACCTCTAAACAGATTGTGAATCGAGCCATTGAATCCTCAGACATGTTACAAGAG GATGACCACAGTGAGTGGTATGAGGTGGAGCTGTTTGGATGA